The region GCCAGCTCGGCGGCGACCGGCAACTTCTCGAATCGTTGTTCGGAAGCCCCTCGAAACGCGGTTCGAAATCCCCTCGGAATGAGGAAATACTAGGGGTTACGCCGGTTTTCCGTCAAGCAACGATGCGGGCAACGACGCGGTCTTGCAATCGGGCCGCCCGGGTGATAAAAGCGCGCGCCGATGTGCCGACGTGAATCGTCGTGGCGGCCTTTATTGTCGAGGCGGCCCTTTTTCGGCAGGAGTGCATCATGAGAAGCGGAATCCACCCCGACTACCGGGAAACCACGGTCACCTGCGCGTGCGGCAACAAGTTCGTCACGCGGTCGGTGGCGCACCCTGAGATCAAGCTCGATATCTGCGCGGTGTGCCATCCCTTCTTCACCGGCAAGCAAAAGCTCATCGACACGGCCGGCCGCGTCGATCGCTTTCGCCGCAAGTACGCCAAGGTGCAGGCTGCCAAGGATGCGGCGCAGGCCGCCGCCGAGCCCACCGAGGCCGCGCCGTCCAACGAATAGACTTCCGTCGCGTTTCCTGAGCCCGGTCATGTGCATGGCCGGGCTTTTATGATGGGATTCGCACGGATTTTCCGGTAAGCTTAATCGTCGAAATTCGGCGAAGCGAACGACCGGCAACCCGGACCCGCAAGGGACCGATCAGGACCACGATGAGCGTTCTTCTCGTACAGAGCCCCGAGGGCGGCAAGATCCAGCATGTCGGCGGACAGGCCGTGCTCGAAGGCGTCATGATGCGCTCGCCCAACAGCTTCACGGTCAGCGTGCGGCTCGGCGACGGGCGGATCGTGCTGCGCGAAGACCGCTGGCGGTCCATCTGGCATCGGCTGCGTTTCCTGCGCTGGCCGCTGCTGCGCGGATCGATCGTGCTGACCGAGGCCATGTGGAACGGCATCTCGTCGCTCACCTTTTCGGCGCACTGGGCCGCGACCGAAGAGGATAAAAAGGACGAAAAGAAATCCGAAGCGGCCGAGAAGCCCCAGTCCGCCGAGAAGCCCCAGTCCGCCGAGAAGCCTTTGTCGGATCTGGCGATTCTCGGCGCGATCGTCGTGAGCTTCGCGTTTTCGATCGGATTGTTCGTCGCGCTGCCGCACGCGCTGACCGCGCTGCTGGGGCTGACCACGGAAAGCTGGCAATTCCACGCGGTGGACGGTCTCATCAAGATCGCGATTCTGGTGGGTTACGTGTGGGGCATCAGTTTCATGCCCGACATCCGGCGTGTGTTCCAATATCACGGCGCCGAGCACATGGCGATTTTCACCTATGAAAACGATCTGCCGCTCACGGTCGAGAACGCGCGACGGTTCACGCGCTTCCACCCGCGTTGCGGCACGAGCTTTCTGTTCATGGTGCTCGCGATCTCGATTTTCGTTTTCTCGGTCGTGTTTCCGTTCCTGCCCAAGCTGCCCGACTGGCACCCGGTTCTGAAAAACCTCGTTTACATCCTCGTGAAGATCCCGCTGCTCCTGCCGATCGCGGGCATCAGCTACGAGATCACGCGCCTCTCGGCGCGGTTCGAGAAGAATCTGCTGCTGCAAATCGCGACGCGCCCCGGTGTGTGGCTGCAGCACATCACGACGCGCGACCCCAGCGACGACCAACTCGAGATCGCGCTGCTCTCGCTCAAAAAATGCCTGTGGCGCGAGAAGGCGATCAGCAAGACGGCGGACGGCCCCGAGGGACGCGTTGATTTCTTCGGCTCCTTCGCCGAAGCGGCCGCGGCCATCCCCGAGTCCTAGCCTCCTTCGCGCGGCTCTTCGCGTTTCGCCCTTCGGCGTATTTCCTTTTTTTTTCGAGGTCTGATCCGTGTTCGCCAAACTCGATGACGTGGTCCGTCGTTTCGACGAGATCGAGACGCAGCTCGCCGACCCGGCCGTGACCTCCAGCCCCGAGCGCATGATGAAGCTCGGCAAGGAGCGCGCGGGCATGGTCGACGTGGTCGACAGTTATCGGCGCTATCAGGTGGTGCTGCGGCAGATCGAGGACAACCGCGCCCTCGCGTCGGACGACGACGCGGATGTGCGCGAGATGGCCGCCGAGGACACCGCGCGTCTCGAAGCGGAAAAGGAAAACCTCTCGGCGCGGCTGATGATCCTGCTGCTGCCGAAAGATCCCTACGACGACAAGAACATCTTCCTCGAAATCCGCGCCGGCACCGGCGGCGAGGAGGCGGCGCTGTTCGCGGGCGACCTGCTGCGCATGTATCTGCGTTACGCGGAAACGCGCGGCTGGCGCAACGAGATCATGAGCGCGAGCGAGACGGGGCGGGGCGGCTACAAGGAAGTCATCATGATGATCCGCGGCGACAAGGTGTATTCGCGGCTCAAGTTCGAATCGGGCGTGCATCGCGTGCAGCGCGTGCCGGAAACCGAGGCGCAGGGACGCATTCACACGTCGGCGGTCACGGTGGCGGTGCTGCCCGAGCCCGACGAGGTCGACGTCAAGCTGAACGACTCCGAGCTTCGCATCGATGTGTACCGGTCGAGCGGTCCGGGCGGACAGTCCGTCAACACCACCGACTCCGCGGTGCGCGTCACGCACCTTCCCACGGGTCTCGTGGTCGCGATTCAGGACGAGAAGAGCCAGCACAAGAACAAGGCCAAGGCGCTCAAGATTTTGCAGGCGCGGCTGCTGGAGCGGGAGATCGCCATGCAGCAGGCGGCGCAGGCGGCCCAGCGCAAGAGCCAGGTCGGCAGCGGCGATCGGTCGGAGCGCATCCGCACCTACAACTTCCCGCAGAATCGCCTGACCGATCACCGCATCAACTTGACCCTCTATCAGCTCGACCTGATCATGGAGGGGCGGCTCGACGAGGTGATCGAGCCCATCGTCGCGCACATGCAGGCGGAGACGCTCAGGTCCGCGAACGACGACTGACGCCCGAGAGTACGCGGACTCCCTCGCGCGGAACGAACCATGACCGAGAAAAAACGCTGGACCGTCATGCCGCTCGTGCAGGCGAGCGCGGAGTATCTCGCCAAGCGCTCGACGTCGGCGCGGCTCGACGCGGAGCTGCTGCTCGCGAACGTGCTCGAGACCGACCGGGTCGGCCTGTACTGCCGATTCGACCGCCCGATGGCGGAGGATGAGGTCGACCGCTACCGCGACCTCGTGCGGCGTCGCGGCGCGGGCGAACCGGTGGCGTATTTGATCGGCGAGCGCGAGTTTTTCGGCATGCGTTTCGCCGTCGATCGCCGCGTGCTGATTCCCCGTCCCGAAACCGAACTGCTGGTCGAGCGGGCGCTGGCGCTCGTTCCCGGGGGCGCCGAGTTGCGCGTGCTGGACATCGGCACGGGCAGCGGAGCGATTGCGGTGGCGATCGCGGCGCGTTGCACCGGCGTGCGCGTCGTCGCCGTGGACATTTCCGAGGACGCCCTCGTCGTGGCCGCGGCCAACGCCGCGCGGCACGGCGTCGCCGACCGGATCGAATTCGCGCGAAGCGACCTGTTCGAGCACGCGCCCGGGCGCTTCGATCTCGTGGTGTCGAATCCGCCGTACATCGCCCCCGAGGCGCGCGATTCGCTCGCGGCGGACGTCGCCGAATTCGAGCCGGAAACGGCGCTTTTTGCGCCCGATCGCGGGCTTTACGTCATCCGGCGGATCATTCAAGATGCGCCCGCCCGAATGAGCCCCGGTGCGTCGTTATTGATCGAAATCGGTTTCGATCAGGCGGACGCGGTGCGGGAAATCGTCCGCGCTTCCGGTCTATACGACGAGTGCGTCGTCCACCCGGATCTCGCGGGTCGGGCGCGCGTGGTCGAGGCAAAACGATGGACAAGATGATCGTGACCGGGGGCGAGCGCCTGATGGGCGAGGCTCGCGTCTCCGGAGCGAAAAACGCGGCGCTTCCCCTGCTCGCGGCGACGCTGCTCGCCGAGGGTCCGTGCGTCATTCGCGGATTGCCGAAGCTGCGTGACGTGCAGACGATGATCTCGCTGCTCGCGCGCATGGGCGTTCGTCACGAAGGCGACGCCGACGTCCGTCTCGATACGAGCGTCATCACCGATTTCGAAGCACCCTACGACCTCGTCAAGACGATGCGCGCGTCCACGCTCGTGCTCGGACCGCTCGTCGCGCGTCACGGATTCGCGCGCGTCAGTCTGCCGGGCGGATGCGCCATCGGCGCGCGGCCGATCGACCAGCACCTGAAGGGGCTCGAGGCGCTGGGCGCGGAGATTCACCTTGTCCACGGCTACGTCGAAGCCCGCGCGAAAAAACTGCGCGGCGCGCGGATCGTCTTCGACATCCCCAGCGTGGGCGCGACCGAAAACCTGCTGATGGCGGCGTCGCTCGCCGAGGGCAAGACCGTCATCGAAAACGCCGCGCGCGAGCCGGAGATCGTGGCGCTGGCCGATTTCCTGCGTGCGATGGGCGCGAACATTCAGGGCGACGGCGGAGAGGAGATCGTGATCCACGGCGCGAACCGTCTCGACGGGGCCGGGATCGACCTGATCCCCGATCGCATCGAAGCCGGCACGCTCATGGTCGCCGCGGGCATGACGCGAGGAAATGTGCTGCTGCGCAATTGCCCGCTCGATTCCCTCACGGCGGTCGTCGAGAAGCTGCGCGCAACCGGCATGACGATCGAGGCGGAAGACGGCGGCGCGCGCGTCATCGGCCCGGCGCGCATCCGCGCGGCGGACGTGAAGACGCAGCCCTATCCCGGTTTCCCCACCGACATGCAGGCGCAGTTCATGGCGCTCATGACGACGTCGCAGGGCACGAGCGTCATCAACGAGACCGTCTTCGAGAACCGCTTCATGCATGTGCTCGAACTCGAGCGCATGGGCGCCGAGATCCGCGTCGAGGGACGCACGGCCATCGTGCGCGGCGTGCCGATTCTCTCGGGCGCGGAAGTCATGGCGACCGATCTGCGTGCGAGCGCGAGCCTGATTCTGGGAGCGCTCGCGGCCGAGGGCCAGACGGTCATCCATCGCATCTACCATCTCGACCGCGGCTACGAGGCGATCGAGAAAAAACTGATGGCGCTCGGTGCGCGCATCGAACGGGCGCGCGAATGAAACGGCTCGTCTCGAAGGATCCGAATTTCGCCGCGCAGTTCATCGAACTCGGCGCGCGTCTGGCCGAACCGGCGCGGGAGGTGACCGCGTCGGTCGCGCGGATCATCGCCGACGTGCGCGAAAACGGCGACGAGGCGGTCGCGCGCTACGCGCGCCGGTTCGACGGCCGCGACGCCGTCGTCGAGGTAAATCCCGCGCGCTTCGCCGCCGCGCTCGACGGGCTGTCGGGTGAGCTGCGCCTCGCGCTTGCCACGTGCGCCGAACGTCTGCGCACGCAGGCCGAACAGGAACTGCCCGCCGACATCCCCGGCACGCCCGACGCGCTGGGCGTCAGCCTCGCACGGCGCTTTAGGCCGGTGCGTCGCGCGGGGATCTACGTGCCCGGCGGGCGCGCGGCGTACCCCAGTTCACTGCTGATGGCCGCGATTCCCGCGCGCGTGGCGGGGGTCGAGGAACTCGTCGTCGTCACGCCGCTCGATCCCGATGCCGAGGCGGCGCGCGCCGTGCTCGCGGCGGCGCATCTGGCACGCGTCGATCGCATGTTCATCGTCGGCGGCGCGCACGCGGTGGCCGCGCTCGCCTTCGGCACGCACGCCATTCCGCGCGTGGACGTCATCGTCGGCCCCGGCAACGCGTACGTCGCCGAGGCGAAGCGACAGCTCTACGGCGTCGTGAACATCGATGGCGTCGCCGGGCCGAGCGAGGTGATGATCCTCGCCGACGAATCGCTGCCGCCCAAACACGCGGCGGCCGATCTGCTCGCGCAGGCCGAGCACGATCCCGAGGCGCGGTGCGTGCTGGTCACGGTCGATGCGGATTACGCCGACGCCGTGGAGCACGAGGTGCGCTATCTGACGCAGGCCGCGCCGCGCCGCGAGGTGATCGAGGCGTCGCTGCGCGATCACGGAGCGATCATCGTCGTGCGCGACTGGGACGAGGCGGCGACCCTCGCCGATGCCTACGCGCCGGAGCATTTGCAGATCGCGTGCGCCGAGGCCGACCGGATTCTCGCCAAGATCCGCACCGCGGGGGCGGTGTTTCTGGGCGGCGACACGCCCGAGGCGCTGGGCGACTACGTGGCGGGCTCGAATCACGTGCTGCCGACGGCCGGCACCGCTCGGTTTTTCTCGGGTCTGTCCGCCGCGTCGTTCATGCGGGCGACCAACATCATTCGCGCAACGCCGTCGGGCCTGAAGGCGCTCGCGCCGGCGACGATGGCGTTCGCGCGGTCCGAAGGACTCTTCGCGCACGCCCAGGCGGTGGAACTGCGTCTTGAGACGATGGACGCCACGGGAGGCAAGTCATGACGAATGCGCCGCGCAAAGCCGAGCTGTCGCGCAAGACGACGGAAACCGACATCACGGTGAGCGTAAACCTCGACGAGCCGGGCGAGTCGCGGATCGCGACGGGCGTCGGATTCTTCGACCACATGCTCGCGCAGGTCGCGCGCCACGGACGCATCGGCCTCGCCATTGCCGCGAAGGGTGATCTGCACATCGACGCGCACCACACCGTCGAGGACGTGGGGCTGGTGTTCGGGCAAACGCTGGCGCAGGCGATCGGTGACAAGGCGGGCATCGAACGCTACGGCGAGGCCCGCGTGCCGATGATGGAGTGCCTCGCCGAGGCCGTGATCGACTGGTGCAATCGCCCGTTTCTCGTGTTCGACGCGTCGCAGGACGGCAAGCTCGGCGACATGGATGCCGAACTCGTCGAAGAGTTCTTCCGCTCTGTCGCGACCACGGCGGGATTCACGTTGCACCTGACGCTCGTGCGCGGCGGCAACCGGCACCACGGCGCGGAAGCGCTCTTCAAGGCATTCGCGGTCGCGCTGCGCCGGGCCGCGGCCCGCACCGGCACGGGCGTGCCGAGCACGAAAGGCGCGCTTTGACCCGGATCGCGGTGATCGATTACGGCTCGGGCAACCTTGCCAGCGTCGCGCGGGCACTCTCGTCTCTGGGCGCGCGGTTCGTCGTCACGTCGGACCCCGCCGAGATCCGCGCGGCCGACGCGCTGATCCTGCCCGGGCAGGGCGCGTTCCGCGACTGCATGACGAACCTCGAAGGACGTGGTCTCGACGCCGCGATCCGCGAGGCGCTTGCCGCCGGCAAGCCGTACCTCGGCATCTGTCTCGGTCTCCAGATTCTGTTTGAGCGCAGCGACGAATTCGGTACGACGGCAGGGCTCGGTTTTCTGCCGGGACGGGTGCGGCGATTCGAGGGGCCGTGGTTTGACGGACGACCGCCGGAACTCAAGGTGCCGCACATGGGATGGACGAAGATCGACAAACGCGCGGCGCATCCGGTCTTCGACGGCATCGAGTCGGGTGCGTACTTTTACTTCGTGCACTCGTTTTTTTGCGAGGCTGACGAGCCCGGCGACATCGTCGCGTCGGCGACGCACGGCCTGACCTATACGGCCGCCGCGGCGCGCGGGCGCGTGGTGGGCGTGCAGTTTCATCCGGAAAAAAGCCAGGCGGCCGGCCGCCGGCTCCTCGGCAATTTCCTGCAATTCGCCTCCGGAGATGAGCGTGTTTTTCATTCCGGCGATTGACATCAAGGACGGCCGGTGCGTGCGCGTCGCGCAGGGCGACCTCTCCACGGCGAAGACCTATTACCAGGACCCCGAGCACGCGGCGGCGATTCTCGCCGACGCGGGCGCGACGTGGATTCACGTGGTGGATCTCGACGCGGCGGTCTCGGGCGAGGCGGTCAACCGCGCGGCGGTGGAGCGGATCGCGAAGCGCCCGGGGCTGCACATCGAACTGGGCGGCGGAATCCGCTCGCTCGAAAGCGCCGACCGATGGTTCGAGGCGGGCGTGGAGCGCGTGGTCGTGGGAACGCGCGCCGCGCGCGAACCGGATGTGGTGCTGGGCTGGATTCGCGAGCGCCCGGGGCGCATCTGCGTGGGCATCGACGCGCGCGACGGATTCGTCGCCGTTCATGGCTGGACCGACGTGACCGCCGTGCGCGCGGTCGATCTCGCGAAGCGTTTCGACGTGCCCGAGCTGGCGGCGGCGATCTACACCGACATCGCCCGCGACGGCATGCAGACCGGCGTGAACATCGCTGCGACGCGCGAACTGGCGGCGTCGATTGCCGCGCCGGTCATCGCGTCGGGAGGACTCGGCGGCATCGAGGATCTTCGCGTGCTCGCCCGCACGCCGGAAAACAACATCGTCGGCGTCATCTCGGGCCGCGCGGTGTACGAAGGCTCCATCGATCTCGCCGAAGCGTTCACCGTTCGCCGCGAGTACGCGTAATGCCGGCGAAGCGCATCATCCCCTGCCTCGACGTGCGCGACGGGCGCGTGGTCAAGGGCGTCAACTTCGTGGACATCATCGACGCGGGCGACCCGGTCGAAACCGCGCGCGCCTACGACCGGCAGGGCGCCGACGAGATCGTCTTCCTCGACATCACGGCAAGCTACGAGCGGCGCAAGGCGATTTTCGACGTCGTTTCACGCACGGCGGAGCAGGTCTTCGTTCCGCTCACGGTGGGCGGCGGCGTCGGCAAGCTCGACGACTTTCGCGACTTGCTGCTCGCCGGGGCCGACAAGGTCAGCGTGAACACGGCGGCTGTGCGCGACCCGAATCTGATCGAGCGCGCGGCGTATCAGTTCGGCAGCCAGTGCGTGGTCGTGGCGATCGACGCACGGCGGCGGCCCGACGGATCGGGTTTCGAGGTCGTGGTGGTCGGGGGGCGCGAATCGACCGGTCTCGACGCGGTCGAGTGGGCAACGAGGGTCGAGCGGCTCGGCGCGGGCGAGATCCTGCTGACGAGCATGGATCGCGATGGAACGAAGGACGGGTTCGATCTGGAACTCACGCGCACCATCACCGACGCGGTGACGATCCCCGTGATCGCGTCGGGGGGCGTGGGCGAGCTCGATCATTTCTACGACGGCCTGACGGCGGGCGGCGCTGACGCGGCGCTCGCGGCGTCGGTCTTTCACTTCGGCACATTCACGGTCGGGCAGGTGAAGCAGTACCTGCGCGACCGGGGCGTCGAGGTGCGCGAGGCGTTTTCGTGATCGATCTGTCGGCCCTCAAATTCAACGACGCCGGGCTCGTCGCGGTCGTCGTGCAGGCGCGCGAGAGCCGCGAGGTGCTGATGATGGCGTGGGCGAACGCCGACGCGCTCGCCGAGACGATTCGTTCCGGCCTCGCCACCTTCTGGTCGCGGTCGCGCGGCGAACTGTGGACGAAGGGCCTGACGAGCGGGAACACGATGCGCGTCGCCGAGATCCGGCTCGATTGCGACGGAGACGCGGTGCTCTACATCGTCGATCCGGCGGGACCCGCCTGCCACACGGGACGGCGAACGTGCTTTTATCGTAAAGTGAACGGCGAAGAATTCATCGAGGACGAGCCATGATCCGCGCCCGTGCGTTGTCAGCCCTGATTTCGCTGCTCTTGGTCGTCGGGCTCGCCGCGTGCGCGACAGGCGACGACGACGATTCGGCGGCGGCTTCGGCGGATGACGACGGCGCGGACGGCGATTCGACCGATGACGATTCGACCGACGACGACGGCGTGAACATCGATCCCGACGACGACACGGATGACGACGCGGGCGACGACGACGCGGACGACGACGACATCGACACGAGCCCGTGGCCGTACTTTCCGCCCGAGGATTGGGGTCCATTCCGCGTCGGCGTGCGAACCGAATATTGGGTGGACGAATCGCGCCACGAGATCTGGGGCAACATGGACCGCACGCTCCCCGTCGAAATCTGGTATCCGGCGGCGGACGCGGGCGGCGTGCCCAACGCGATGCCCGACATGCTCGGTCCGCTGCCGACGTGGGCGCCGGGGCTGCTCGATTCGATCTATCAGGAGAAGCTCGACGAATTGTGGAACACGACGACGTACGCGTTTCGCGATGCGCCGGTAGCCGACGAATCGCGGCGCTTCCCGGTCATTCTGTTCAGCCACGGACTCACGGCGATCCGCTTCCAGAACTACACGCTGTGCGAATACCTCGCGAGCCACGGCTTCGTGGTGATCGCGCCCGACCATTACGGCAACGCCATCTTCGTCAACATCCCCGACGCGATGGTGGTGTTTTTCAACCCGGTGACGACCGTGAGCGCGTACTGGGATCGCCCGCTCGATGTCGATTTCGTTTACGACGAGGTCGAACAACTGGCGCGGGAAGACGATTGGTTTCTCGCCAGGCGGCTCGACCTGACCGCCTTCGGCGTCACCGGCCACAGCTACGGCGCGCTTACCTCGCTGCTCGCGGGTCCGGGGCGGGACTACATCAAGGCCATCGCTCCGCTCAACCCGGTTTGGCTCGGGTTTTTCCCGACCTCGTATCCCAAGCCCGTGCTCATGTTGCAGGGCACGCTCGATGGGCTCGCGGGCGGCATGTTCGACTCCAACGTCACCTCGCGCGCCCTCTTCGATTCGCTCGAAGTCCCGCGCAGGATCCACATCGAAATGCTCGAGGCCGGCCACTACAGCGCCACCGACGCCTGCCTGCTGCTACCGCCGTCGTTCGTGTCGCCGATCACGGGTTGCTCCGGCGAGATGATCGACACGGATCTCGCCAATGCCATCACCGCGCGGTATCTGACGGCGTTTTTCCGCGCGTCGTTGCAGGATGACGACCGCTACGTGCCCACGCTGCTCGCCAACGAATACCCCGAGGACATTGAACTGGTCTCGGTTTGGCAGTAAAAATCGAACAACTCCGACTCCGTGCGGGCACCATGCGTTTTATGCGTTCTCTTTTCGCGGCTTGGGCTGTTTGCGGCGTCGTCGCCCTGGGCGCGGCGTGCGCGTCGAAGGCGTACGTCGCCCCGAAGCAGGAAATGAAGGCTCCGGAGAAGCCGCGGGTCGATTTTTCCAACGTCACGCCCGGCGCGCTCAACCAGCACCGCGAGGCGATGGATCTGTTCAAGAACGGCGATTACGAGGGCGCGGCACGCCATTGGCGCGAGGCGCTCAAAGCCGGTGCGCGCGACGTGACCTTTCAGTACGAGGTCAACTACAACCTCGGCGTGACGTTTCAGAAGATGGAAAAATACATCCTGTCGGAGCAGCACTTCCGCAAGTCCATCGCGCTCGACGACAAAAACGCGCGCGGATACATCGGCCTCGGCACGGCGCTGTCGTTTCAGGGCCGTCAGGGCGAGGCCGTGCCCATGTTCCGACGCGCGCTCGAACTCGACCCGGGGTCGCCCGAGGCTTACGCGGGCATCGCGGCCATGGCGGTGTCGTCGGGCGAGTATGCGAACGCCGTCGACGCCCTGCGGTTCGCCGCGTCGGCTTCGCCATCGGACGGCGCGCTGCGCGACAGTCTGATCGGGGCGTACGTGGGGCTCGCGTCCGGGCGCGTCGCGGCCGGCAATCTCGACGCGGCGCAGGAGCTGTATGGCATGGCGGCGGCGCTCGGCCCCAAGGATCCGCGCCCACTTTACGGTGCGGCGTTCGTGATGCTGCGTCGCGGTTACCCCGGACGTGCGAAGCCGCTCTATTCCCAGGCACGCGACCTGCAGCCGAACCGCAAACCCGACTGGGAGGACCTCGTTCCGGGTTTCGACGGAAAGCCGGACACCACCGAGGCGCTGCGCGCCGAGAGCATGGCCCGACTCTTCCGCGACCGCGGCGATTTCGAGCGGGCCGCCGAGCAATACGCCCTGCTGCTGGCCCTCGACCCTTGGCGGGCCGAAATCTGGCGCGAATACGGCGATCTCGCGATGGACAAGCTGAACGACCCGAAACGGGCCGGCGACGCCGTGCACGCCCTGTGGGTGCTCGACCCGCAGGATGCGAAAGCGACCGACATCGCTCTACGCCTCGGTCAGAACGCGCCGGATTTGCCCAAGGCCGACAAACCGGCCATGCTGTGGTCGAAGGCGGGATCGGCGATCACGCTGGACGGAAAGGGCGTGTCGGGAGACGCGGCGGCGCTCAACGCCGGAGCGAGGATCACCCGTCAGGCCCGGATCGGCGGAGTCGGCGGGAAGCATGTGGTCGAAGCCCGGTTGATCGGTCCCAAGGGCGAAACCGCCCGTTCGGATCGATATGAGATCGATGTGGTGACCGCCGAGATCACGCTGACCGTGTTCGATACGCTCCCAACCGCCGGTGCGTGGAAGCAGGAATGGTCGATCGATGGAAAAGTGGTGGGCGGCGTGAGTTTCGAGCTTCAAGCTCCCTGAGTTTTTGTCGATAAGTCATTCGGACCATAAAATGGGGGCGGACGCGGGCGCGCGCCCGCGGGAGCGAAGGATGAACGGCGAACGCGATGCACGGGCGATGAACGCCGAAAATGAAGCCCTGAGGAGCGAAAACGCGGATCTGCGTCGCCTGCTCGACCGCACGGCGGAGCGCCTGGCCGACGCCGACGCGAAACTGCGGATCGCGCACCTGTCCACCATCCAGACCCTCGTCCGGGCGGTCGAATTCAAGGACCCATATCGCAAGGGTCACTACGAAATGGTGAGCAAGCTCGCGGTCGCCACCGGGCGACGCATGGGCCTCGACGATGAGACCATCGATCGCCTGCGGTTCGGCGGCATGCTGATGGACGTGGGCAAGATCGCCGTCGATACGTCGTTGCTGACCAAGCAGCAGCCCCTCTCCGACGTGGAACTCGCCGCGATCCGCGAGCACGTGCGCGTCGGCGCGCAGATTCTCGATCCCATCGTGCACCCGTGGGAGATCGGCGAACTCGTGTTTCAACACCACGAACGCTGGGATGGTTCCGGTTATCCGCGCGGC is a window of Deltaproteobacteria bacterium DNA encoding:
- the hisA gene encoding 1-(5-phosphoribosyl)-5-[(5-phosphoribosylamino)methylideneamino]imidazole-4-carboxamide isomerase encodes the protein MSVFFIPAIDIKDGRCVRVAQGDLSTAKTYYQDPEHAAAILADAGATWIHVVDLDAAVSGEAVNRAAVERIAKRPGLHIELGGGIRSLESADRWFEAGVERVVVGTRAAREPDVVLGWIRERPGRICVGIDARDGFVAVHGWTDVTAVRAVDLAKRFDVPELAAAIYTDIARDGMQTGVNIAATRELAASIAAPVIASGGLGGIEDLRVLARTPENNIVGVISGRAVYEGSIDLAEAFTVRREYA
- the hisF gene encoding imidazole glycerol phosphate synthase subunit HisF, with the translated sequence MPAKRIIPCLDVRDGRVVKGVNFVDIIDAGDPVETARAYDRQGADEIVFLDITASYERRKAIFDVVSRTAEQVFVPLTVGGGVGKLDDFRDLLLAGADKVSVNTAAVRDPNLIERAAYQFGSQCVVVAIDARRRPDGSGFEVVVVGGRESTGLDAVEWATRVERLGAGEILLTSMDRDGTKDGFDLELTRTITDAVTIPVIASGGVGELDHFYDGLTAGGADAALAASVFHFGTFTVGQVKQYLRDRGVEVREAFS
- the hisI gene encoding phosphoribosyl-AMP cyclohydrolase; protein product: MDLSALKFNDAGLVAVVVQARESREVLMMAWANADALAETIRSGLATFWSRSRGELWTKGLTSGNTMRVAEIRLDCDGDAVLYIVDPAGPACHTGRRTCFYRKVNGEEFIEDEP
- a CDS encoding tetratricopeptide repeat protein gives rise to the protein MRFMRSLFAAWAVCGVVALGAACASKAYVAPKQEMKAPEKPRVDFSNVTPGALNQHREAMDLFKNGDYEGAARHWREALKAGARDVTFQYEVNYNLGVTFQKMEKYILSEQHFRKSIALDDKNARGYIGLGTALSFQGRQGEAVPMFRRALELDPGSPEAYAGIAAMAVSSGEYANAVDALRFAASASPSDGALRDSLIGAYVGLASGRVAAGNLDAAQELYGMAAALGPKDPRPLYGAAFVMLRRGYPGRAKPLYSQARDLQPNRKPDWEDLVPGFDGKPDTTEALRAESMARLFRDRGDFERAAEQYALLLALDPWRAEIWREYGDLAMDKLNDPKRAGDAVHALWVLDPQDAKATDIALRLGQNAPDLPKADKPAMLWSKAGSAITLDGKGVSGDAAALNAGARITRQARIGGVGGKHVVEARLIGPKGETARSDRYEIDVVTAEITLTVFDTLPTAGAWKQEWSIDGKVVGGVSFELQAP
- a CDS encoding HD-GYP domain-containing protein, translated to MNGERDARAMNAENEALRSENADLRRLLDRTAERLADADAKLRIAHLSTIQTLVRAVEFKDPYRKGHYEMVSKLAVATGRRMGLDDETIDRLRFGGMLMDVGKIAVDTSLLTKQQPLSDVELAAIREHVRVGAQILDPIVHPWEIGELVFQHHERWDGSGYPRGLAGEDILIEARILGICDSFVAMMATRAFRAAFSRTLTLEMIRDESGRKFDPGVVEAFVAVVESGPDALMDEFARHFDMDNDPGI